From Thermothelomyces thermophilus ATCC 42464 chromosome 6, complete sequence, the proteins below share one genomic window:
- a CDS encoding cellobiose dehydrogenase-like protein (hypothetical cellobiose dehydrogenase): MLRTLFFGLFLALLRTGNQKLTICCLLFSVRAVFAANEVVQDPDTGLVFTSNYQLYKINQGITFRVAIPGDAQINTAFDAVIQLVVPSDVGWVGLSWGGSMPNNPLVVAWQNAGSVVLSPRWATGHVMPTESTNAGTYRLFQTGTKSNGTHWQFTALCQGCTSWTTSSGGSRYLTPTGGNRLAFAYSPGRPSSPGTSSSSIPIHDVHGYWNHDFAAARNPNFHELVQRLV, translated from the exons ATGCTGCGGACTCTGTTCTTTGGGCTCTTCTTAGCCCTGCTAAGGACCGGCAA TCAGAAGCTGACCATCTGCTGCTTGTTGTTTTCCGTACGTGCAGTCTTCGCGGCGAATGAAGTCGTCCAGGACCCGGACACGGGGCTCGTCTTTACCTCCAACTACCAACTGTACAAGATCAACCAGGGGATCACCTTCCGCGTTGCCATCCCCGGTGACGCCCAGATCAACACCGCGTTCGACGCCGTCATCCAGTTGGTGGTGCCCAGCGACGTCGGTTGGGTCGGCCTCTCCTGGGGCGGCTCCATGCCCAACAACCCGCTCGTCGTCGCCTGGCAAAATGCGGGCTCTGTCGTTCTGTCTCCTCGCTGGGCTAC CGGCCACGTCATGCCCACCGAGTCCACGAACGCGGGGACGTACAGGCTCTTCCAGACGGGCACCAAGTCCAACGGCACGCACTGGCAGTTCACCGCCCTCTGCCAGGGCTGCACCTCGTGGACGACCAGCTCCGGCGGCTCCCGCTACCTCACTCCCACCGGCGGCAACCGCCTCGCCTTCGCCTACTCGCCCGGCAGGCCCTCCAGCCCGGGcacctcgtcgtcctccatCCCCATCCACGACGTGCACGGGTACTGGAACCACGACTTCGCGGCCGCGCGCAACCCCAACTTCCACGAGTTGGTCCAGCGCCTCGTCTGA
- a CDS encoding basic helix-loop-helix protein (Basic helix-loop-helix protein), translated as MSVKPTDSSTTIDPYAVSFDSSYLQTFPEFSPVSVFSTEDFGADFTSDSATSPLSPLSPALSASSFGFPSTDSWPAWDGVELSPEPENLFGCQTVSLCPQPSSASLSPAINPLDLSLSAVDASTPIPEMPPIMQGSIPDPQQQQHRQQQQQQEQQQQQLPSSLPSIPETDRLATKRYPSRESRRKPSTGALSDSKVPTTRSTTAAATATTTATTARRASTTASTAKTKHGSSNSTGTTPALGPKKSTHNMIEKRYRTNLNDKIARLRDAVPSLRQLAQRAAAASEESGPASDEDGMGTTTTTTQHGGSGGGGGGPGAAKLNKATILARATEYILQLERRNRGLEAENGALRGRMEGLEVLLMGRAAAAAGRGRVVTGWE; from the exons ATGTCCGTCAAACCCACCGACTCGTCGACAACAATCGACCCATACGCAGTGTCGTTTGACTCTTCTTATCTT CAAACCTTCCCCGAGTTTTCTCCGGTCTCTGTCTTCAGCACAGAAGACTTCGGCGCCGACTTCACATCCGACTCGGCAACCTCCCCGTTATCTCCGCTCTCGCCTGCCCTCTCGGCCAGCTCATTCGGCTTTCCCTCAACAGACTCGTGGCCTGCTTGGGACGGCGTAGAGCTCTCCCCCGAGCCCGAGAATCTCTTTGGGTGCCAGACAGTTTCCTTGTGCCCCCAGCCGTCGAGTGCTTCCTTGAGCCCGGCCATCAACCCCTTGGACCTGTCCTTATCAGCAGTCGACGCCTCGACACCCATCCCCGAAATGCCTCCAATTATGCAGGGATCCATTCCCGAcccacaacaacaacaacaccgacaacagcagcagcaacaagagcaacaacagcaacagctcCCCTCTAGTCTCCCTAGTATTCCAGAGACCGACAGGCTAGCGACAAAACGGTACCCCTCCCGCGAATCCAGGCGCAAGCCGTCAACCGGCGCCCTCTCCGACTCGAAGGTGCCAACCACCAGgtcaacaacagcagcagcaacagccaCAACAACAGCTACAACCGCCCGCCGAGCATCCACCACCGCCTCCACCGCCAAGACAAAAcacggcagcagcaacagcaccgGTACCACCCCGGCCCTCGGCCCCAAGAAGTCAACCCACAATATGATCGAGAAGCGGTACCGGACCAACCTCAACGACAAGATCGCCCGGCTCCGCGACGCCGTGCCCTCGCTTAGACAGCTAGCGCAgcgggccgcggcggcgtcggagGAGAGCGGGCCGGCGagcgacgaggacggcatggggacgacgacgacgacgacgcagcacggcggcagcggcggcggcggcggggggccCGGGGCGGCCAAGCTCAACAAGGCCACCATCCTCGCCCGGGCGACCGAGTACATCCTGCAGCTGGAGCGGCGGAACCGGGGGCTCGAGGCCGAGAACGGGGCGCTGCGCGGCCGCATGGAGGGGCTCGAGGTGCTGCTGATGGGGCGGGCGGCCGCTGCTGCGGGCAGGGGGCGGGTCGTCACGGGTTGGGAGTGA